From Verrucomicrobiia bacterium, the proteins below share one genomic window:
- a CDS encoding tryptophan 7-halogenase — protein MALTLRRYVPHLDVTIISQRPAGRAVAVGETLSPGVLPLLRYLCLDEAFQRGGHLPSGGTASAWGAPHVTERSYLFTGSGHGFHLDRANFDAWLLDHARALGASVVEARAVRAECADGRWTLALGKGDPIVSAAIVDATGRASWLARQQGQLPRRNDALVAVAQWYQHDRTEVSTDGALVEAVADGWWYSASLPGGRGVAMLMTDHDLRASREWAERLAGAPATSARIASWHPDGPSVVRAANSQSLEAPAGQGWTVAGDAAAAFDPISSMGIGFSLRSGMEAARVAVGALEGDVEPAAHYAASMRRIYADYLRRRSAIYAMERRWPESPFWARRHAAGA, from the coding sequence GTCGGCGAGACGCTGTCGCCCGGCGTACTGCCGCTGCTGCGCTACCTCTGCCTCGATGAGGCGTTTCAGCGTGGTGGCCACCTGCCGTCGGGCGGGACGGCATCGGCGTGGGGTGCTCCCCACGTGACCGAGCGCAGCTACCTCTTCACCGGCAGCGGGCACGGGTTTCACCTCGACCGCGCGAACTTCGATGCGTGGCTCCTCGATCACGCACGGGCCCTCGGAGCGAGCGTGGTGGAAGCGCGGGCGGTCCGCGCTGAATGCGCCGACGGCCGGTGGACCCTCGCGCTCGGGAAAGGCGACCCCATCGTGAGCGCTGCGATCGTCGACGCGACGGGCCGAGCGTCGTGGCTGGCCCGCCAGCAGGGACAGTTGCCCCGGCGCAACGATGCCCTCGTCGCCGTGGCCCAGTGGTACCAGCACGACCGCACCGAAGTGAGCACCGATGGCGCCCTCGTCGAAGCCGTGGCGGACGGTTGGTGGTACTCCGCCTCGCTGCCCGGAGGTCGAGGCGTAGCGATGCTCATGACCGATCACGACCTGCGCGCCAGCCGCGAGTGGGCAGAGCGGTTGGCAGGCGCGCCGGCCACCAGCGCGCGGATCGCGTCGTGGCACCCGGACGGCCCAAGCGTGGTGAGGGCGGCCAATTCGCAATCTCTGGAGGCGCCAGCCGGCCAGGGGTGGACGGTCGCTGGCGACGCTGCTGCCGCGTTCGACCCCATCTCGTCCATGGGCATCGGCTTTTCGCTCCGATCTGGCATGGAAGCCGCCCGCGTCGCCGTCGGCGCCCTCGAAGGCGACGTCGAACCCGCTGCACACTACGCCGCGTCGATGCGCCGCATCTACGCTGACTATCTGCGCCGTCGTTCGGCCATCTACGCGATGGAGCGCCGATGGCCGGAAAGCCCCTTCTGGGCCCGGCGGCACGCGGCAGGCGCCTGA